The proteins below come from a single Caulobacter flavus genomic window:
- a CDS encoding beta-L-arabinofuranosidase domain-containing protein: protein MAGNDATKGAATRRGFLLASTALAFAGGTALAAPLPVATSRVVARPVAARHVRLRPSIFSQAQDANRAYLVSLSPDRLLHNFHKGAGLPVKAPVYGGWEAQSIAGHTLGHWLTACALQAANTGDPELSQRLAYTVAELARVQAAHGDGYVGATTRWGQDDPAGGKQVFEELRRGDIRSSRFSLNDGWVPVYTWHKVHAGLLDAHELARTPGALEVAVGLAGYFAGVIDGLSDEQVQKILVTEHGGINEAYAQTYALTGDERWLKVARRLRHKAVLDPIAAQRDELAGLHANTQIPKVIGLARLHEVAGDDPGEAAAARFFHQAVTRDHSYVIGGNSDREHFGKPGQIARHMAETTCEACNSYNMLKLTRHLWSWKPDGALFDYYERAQLNHIMAHQRPGDGRFVYFMPMAAGGRRSYSTYEDSFWCCVGSGMESHAKHADSIWWKGGDGALYLNLFIPSSLDLPDGDFAIDLDTTYPAGDAVTLTIVRAPAGEREIALRLPGWCADPQVRVNGRRVGRRDADGYLRIRRRWGAGDRIELSLPMHLRAEPTPDDPNLVAFVSGPLVLAADVGAADRPFDRAAPALRGEGPPAGLLRKLGGDGHTYVGRTVQGEPATFRPFFAQYDNRTAVYVPVFTRARWEAEGQAFLAAEQARVDTVARTVDTVYLGEQQPEVDHGGAAGKGEIIQLNGRSGRKLDAGGGWLEAVLARRPGPLTLQLVYWGADAGQSARVLADGAVIGTFATPSAKRDGFFTVDLPLPAGASPTRIRIEAGDKPAVVYELRVMAGEAAAT from the coding sequence ATGGCGGGGAACGACGCGACCAAGGGGGCAGCCACGCGCCGGGGCTTTCTGCTGGCCTCGACCGCCCTGGCCTTCGCCGGCGGAACCGCCCTGGCCGCGCCGCTGCCTGTCGCCACGAGCCGGGTCGTCGCCCGGCCGGTCGCCGCGCGTCATGTCAGACTAAGGCCGTCGATCTTCTCCCAGGCCCAGGACGCCAACCGCGCCTATCTGGTCTCGCTGTCGCCCGACCGGCTGCTGCACAACTTCCACAAGGGCGCGGGCCTGCCGGTCAAGGCGCCGGTCTATGGCGGCTGGGAGGCCCAGAGCATCGCCGGCCACACCTTGGGCCACTGGCTGACCGCCTGCGCGCTGCAGGCGGCCAACACCGGCGATCCCGAGTTGTCCCAGCGGCTGGCCTACACGGTCGCCGAACTGGCCCGGGTGCAGGCCGCGCACGGCGACGGCTATGTGGGCGCAACCACCCGCTGGGGCCAGGACGACCCGGCCGGCGGCAAGCAGGTGTTCGAGGAACTGCGGCGGGGCGACATCCGGTCCTCGCGCTTCAGCCTCAACGACGGCTGGGTGCCGGTCTACACCTGGCACAAGGTGCATGCCGGCCTGCTCGACGCCCACGAACTGGCGCGAACGCCCGGCGCGCTGGAGGTGGCGGTCGGCCTGGCCGGCTACTTCGCCGGGGTGATCGACGGCCTCTCCGATGAGCAGGTGCAGAAGATCCTGGTCACCGAGCATGGCGGGATCAACGAGGCCTACGCCCAGACCTACGCCCTGACCGGCGACGAACGCTGGCTGAAGGTCGCCCGCCGCCTGCGCCACAAGGCCGTGCTCGACCCCATCGCCGCCCAGCGCGACGAACTGGCCGGCCTGCACGCCAACACGCAGATCCCCAAGGTCATCGGCCTGGCGCGTCTTCACGAGGTGGCCGGCGACGATCCTGGCGAGGCCGCGGCCGCGCGCTTCTTCCACCAGGCCGTGACCCGCGACCACAGCTACGTCATCGGCGGCAATTCCGACCGCGAGCACTTCGGCAAGCCGGGCCAGATCGCCCGCCACATGGCCGAGACCACCTGCGAGGCCTGCAACAGCTACAACATGCTGAAGCTGACCCGCCACCTGTGGAGCTGGAAGCCCGACGGCGCCCTGTTCGACTATTACGAGCGCGCCCAGCTCAACCACATCATGGCCCACCAGCGGCCCGGCGACGGGCGGTTCGTCTACTTCATGCCGATGGCCGCGGGCGGGCGGCGCAGCTACTCCACCTACGAGGACAGCTTCTGGTGCTGCGTCGGCTCGGGCATGGAAAGCCACGCCAAGCACGCCGACAGCATCTGGTGGAAGGGCGGCGACGGGGCGCTCTATCTCAACCTCTTCATCCCTTCGAGCCTCGACCTGCCGGACGGCGACTTCGCCATCGACCTGGACACGACCTATCCCGCCGGGGACGCCGTCACCCTGACCATCGTCCGCGCGCCGGCTGGCGAGCGCGAGATCGCCCTGCGCCTGCCCGGCTGGTGCGCCGACCCGCAGGTCCGCGTGAACGGCAGGCGCGTGGGCCGGCGCGACGCCGACGGCTATCTGCGCATCCGGCGCCGCTGGGGGGCTGGCGACCGGATCGAGCTGAGCCTGCCCATGCACCTGCGCGCCGAGCCGACGCCGGACGATCCCAACCTGGTGGCCTTCGTCTCCGGTCCGCTGGTGCTGGCCGCCGACGTCGGCGCGGCCGACCGGCCGTTCGACCGCGCGGCCCCGGCCCTGCGAGGGGAGGGACCGCCGGCGGGCCTGCTGCGCAAGCTCGGCGGGGACGGCCACACCTATGTCGGCCGCACGGTCCAGGGCGAGCCGGCGACCTTTCGCCCGTTCTTCGCCCAGTACGACAACCGCACGGCCGTCTACGTCCCGGTGTTCACCCGCGCCCGCTGGGAGGCCGAGGGCCAGGCCTTCCTGGCGGCCGAGCAGGCCCGCGTCGACACTGTCGCCCGCACCGTCGACACGGTCTATCTGGGCGAGCAGCAGCCCGAGGTCGACCACGGGGGGGCCGCCGGCAAGGGCGAGATCATCCAGCTGAACGGGCGCAGCGGCCGCAAGCTCGACGCCGGCGGCGGCTGGCTGGAGGCTGTCCTCGCTCGCCGCCCCGGCCCCCTGACCCTGCAGCTGGTCTACTGGGGCGCCGACGCTGGCCAGTCTGCCAGGGTGCTGGCCGACGGGGCGGTGATCGGAACCTTCGCCACCCCCAGCGCCAAGCGCGACGGCTTCTTCACGGTCGACCTGCCCCTGCCGGCCGGCGCGAGCCCGACCCGCATCCGCATCGAGGCGGGCGACAAGCCGGCGGTGGTCTACGAACTGCGGGTGATGGCGGGGGAGGCGGCGGCGACCTAG
- a CDS encoding methyl-accepting chemotaxis protein: MIQFDSIEAQRRVGGQLVIGCVAASAAVVPAACLLTGAPLLVPAAGAIALAVLVLGAYGLWRDRLAQQLCTALALVGQAALFVLAFRGHALQDEARMAFLAALALLVAYGDWRVVATGAAAVVGVDLVAAGAFPHALAADESLLALALRAAMTVTTAWSLVWLTAGVSRLFVTVSARTEASERAARAADEANAAALTERAAADRANAERARLKAAMEAEQTQVVEHLAGALRRLAGGDLTSRLETRFAAQYEPLRQDFNDAVAKLRAALGEISGNAASMSAGVAEMSRASDELAHRTEDQAASLVQTSTALGQITATVNETADNARKANAAAARAREEAERSDPVVTEAVEAMTLIETSSGQIGQIIGAIDEIAFQTNLLALNAGVEAARAGDAGKGFAVVAQEVRALAQRSADAAREIKALVAVSGDQVAAGVERVGKTRQALQRIVARVAEIDVQIDAIARSAADQASNLGEVNTTMGAMDRVVQQNAAMVGQTTAAAHALKTEAAALADRIGLFRTREDAAPTDRRAA; this comes from the coding sequence TTGATCCAGTTCGACAGTATTGAGGCCCAACGCAGGGTCGGCGGCCAGCTGGTGATCGGCTGCGTGGCGGCCAGCGCCGCGGTGGTTCCGGCCGCGTGCCTGCTGACCGGCGCGCCGCTGCTGGTTCCGGCGGCCGGCGCGATCGCCCTGGCGGTGCTGGTGCTGGGCGCCTACGGCCTGTGGCGCGACCGCCTGGCCCAGCAGCTGTGCACCGCCCTGGCGCTGGTCGGCCAGGCGGCGCTGTTCGTGCTGGCCTTCCGGGGACACGCCCTGCAGGACGAGGCCCGCATGGCCTTCCTGGCGGCCCTGGCCCTGCTGGTGGCCTATGGCGACTGGCGGGTGGTGGCGACCGGCGCGGCCGCCGTCGTCGGCGTCGACCTGGTCGCCGCCGGCGCCTTCCCCCACGCCCTGGCGGCCGACGAAAGCCTGCTGGCCCTGGCCCTGCGCGCGGCCATGACCGTGACCACCGCCTGGTCGCTGGTCTGGCTGACGGCCGGGGTGTCGCGCCTGTTCGTCACCGTCAGCGCCCGCACGGAGGCCTCCGAGCGCGCCGCCCGCGCGGCCGACGAGGCCAACGCCGCGGCCCTGACCGAACGCGCCGCCGCCGACCGCGCCAACGCCGAACGCGCCCGGCTGAAGGCGGCCATGGAGGCCGAGCAGACGCAGGTCGTCGAGCACCTGGCCGGGGCCCTGCGCCGGCTGGCCGGCGGCGACCTGACCTCGCGCCTGGAAACCCGCTTCGCCGCCCAGTACGAGCCGCTGCGCCAGGACTTCAACGACGCCGTGGCCAAGCTGCGCGCGGCCCTGGGCGAGATCAGCGGCAACGCCGCCAGCATGAGCGCCGGCGTGGCCGAGATGAGCCGCGCCTCCGACGAGCTGGCCCACCGCACCGAGGACCAGGCCGCCAGCCTGGTGCAGACCTCCACGGCGCTGGGCCAGATCACCGCCACCGTCAACGAGACGGCCGACAACGCCCGCAAGGCCAACGCCGCGGCCGCCCGCGCCCGCGAGGAGGCCGAGCGCTCGGATCCGGTGGTCACCGAGGCGGTCGAGGCCATGACCCTGATCGAGACCTCGTCGGGCCAGATCGGCCAGATCATCGGGGCGATCGACGAGATCGCCTTCCAGACCAACCTCCTGGCGCTGAACGCCGGGGTCGAGGCGGCCCGGGCCGGCGACGCGGGCAAGGGCTTCGCCGTCGTCGCCCAGGAAGTGCGGGCCCTGGCCCAGCGCAGCGCCGACGCCGCCCGCGAGATCAAGGCCCTGGTGGCCGTCTCGGGCGACCAGGTGGCCGCCGGGGTCGAGCGCGTGGGCAAGACCCGGCAGGCCCTGCAGCGCATCGTCGCCCGCGTGGCCGAGATCGACGTCCAGATCGACGCCATCGCCCGCTCGGCCGCCGACCAGGCCTCGAACCTGGGCGAGGTCAACACCACCATGGGCGCGATGGACCGCGTGGTGCAGCAGAACGCGGCCATGGTCGGGCAGACCACCGCCGCCGCCCACGCCCTGAAGACCGAGGCCGCCGCCCTGGCCGACCGCATCGGCCTGTTCCGCACCCGCGAGGACGCGGCCCCGACCGACCGCCGGGCCGCCTGA
- a CDS encoding sensor histidine kinase: protein MASKVRDILQRPRGLIGRSILVVAAIVFVQLAASVAFYQAIDRQTLREDHARRIAELLVVGDRVSRLAQADLDQVMTSRYLEAEIVGAPPQAPSQARAQTGEADAIVRYVRQWEPGLAMRPLRLWSEDQSDGGRDLVGAMGLQDGRWLTFRSRHFPRPWPIALRAVATTLAFSLACVALGAYALRQLGEPLRRLAEAAGRVGEGPPQPVAVEGPPDLAELGRAFNDMQQRITGLIEDQARAMEALSHDLRTPLARLKLASDYVEPEDIRAMVGGNVDELEEMLRSLSAWLRAQHAASTAEPVDLPALIRAVIARWPKLARYEGPKSLTVATHREPLEQALIRLVDNAVRFGGKAKVRLVADDPESPEGPRIEVLDQGPGLTDEVLARIYEPFFRGDAARARDTGGFGLGIPTAERLLKRFGGRLSIANRDGGGVTASVWPPVGEA from the coding sequence ATGGCTTCGAAGGTGCGAGACATCCTACAGCGGCCCCGGGGCCTGATCGGTCGCTCCATCCTGGTGGTGGCGGCGATCGTGTTCGTGCAGCTGGCGGCCAGCGTCGCCTTCTACCAGGCGATCGACCGCCAGACCCTGCGCGAGGACCACGCCCGCCGCATCGCCGAGCTGCTGGTGGTGGGCGACCGCGTCAGCCGGCTGGCCCAGGCCGACCTCGACCAGGTGATGACCTCGCGCTACCTCGAGGCCGAGATCGTCGGCGCGCCGCCGCAGGCGCCGTCCCAGGCCCGCGCCCAGACCGGCGAGGCCGACGCCATCGTCCGCTATGTCCGCCAATGGGAGCCGGGCCTGGCCATGCGGCCCCTGCGCCTGTGGTCGGAGGACCAGTCGGACGGCGGCCGCGACCTCGTGGGCGCGATGGGCCTGCAGGACGGCCGCTGGCTGACCTTCCGCTCGCGCCACTTTCCCCGGCCCTGGCCGATCGCCCTGCGCGCGGTGGCCACGACCCTGGCCTTCTCCCTGGCCTGCGTGGCGCTGGGCGCCTACGCCCTGCGCCAGCTGGGCGAGCCGCTGCGGCGCCTGGCCGAGGCCGCCGGCCGGGTGGGCGAGGGGCCGCCCCAGCCGGTCGCCGTCGAGGGGCCGCCGGACCTGGCCGAGCTGGGCCGCGCCTTCAACGACATGCAGCAGCGCATCACCGGCCTGATCGAGGACCAGGCCCGGGCCATGGAGGCGCTCAGCCACGACCTGCGCACGCCCCTGGCCCGGCTGAAGCTGGCCTCGGACTATGTGGAGCCCGAGGACATCCGCGCCATGGTCGGCGGCAATGTCGACGAGCTGGAGGAGATGCTGCGCTCGCTGTCGGCCTGGCTGCGCGCCCAGCACGCGGCGAGCACCGCCGAGCCCGTCGACCTGCCGGCCCTGATCCGCGCGGTGATCGCCCGTTGGCCCAAACTGGCCCGCTACGAGGGGCCCAAGTCGCTGACCGTCGCCACCCACCGCGAGCCGCTGGAGCAGGCCCTGATCCGCCTGGTCGACAACGCCGTGCGCTTCGGCGGCAAGGCCAAGGTGCGGCTCGTCGCGGACGATCCCGAAAGTCCCGAGGGGCCGCGCATCGAGGTGCTCGACCAGGGCCCCGGCCTCACCGACGAGGTGCTGGCCCGCATCTACGAGCCCTTCTTCCGCGGCGACGCCGCCCGCGCCCGCGACACCGGCGGCTTTGGCCTGGGCATCCCCACCGCCGAGCGCCTGCTCAAGCGCTTCGGCGGCCGCCTCTCCATCGCCAACCGCGACGGCGGCGGGGTGACGGCGAGCGTCTGGCCGCCGGTGGGGGAGGCGTAG